In Phaseolus vulgaris cultivar G19833 chromosome 3, P. vulgaris v2.0, whole genome shotgun sequence, the sequence ttccttttcctaggACAGGAGTTGTCCTGGAGTCTCCGAGATATACTTGTTCTTCTCCATCCCCCACACTTGTGTAGGAGGTGAACACATTTCTGTTTGCACAGATGTGTCTGGTAGCCCCAGAGTCTACCACCCATTTGCTCACATTTGTCACAAGGTTTACTTGTGAAACGACTGCCACAATAGTATCTTCCCCTTCGGCTAGATTTGCCTTAGGAGGATAGTCGTTTTTAGCCCTATGTCTGCACTGAGGTGCATGATGGCCTGGCTTTCCACAGACAAAGCAATTACCCTTTTTCTTGAAAGTGGGGTTAGTTCCACTGGGACGAGAGAATTTGTTATTAGGTTTCTTTTTGTGATCAAATTTTTTCTCGTACCTTTTTGGAGCTGGTTTGTCTTCTATCACGTTTGCTTTGGCAGACAAAGCTTTGGCCTTTGCAGCAGCGCACTCCTTCCTGTTTGTGTCTTCGatgatgatgtgggtgatcAGATCTGATAGAGACATCTGTTTCTGTCTgtgcttcagttgttgtttgtaatcCGTCCAAGACTGCGGAAGCTTTTCGATCAAGAGTTCGGACACGAATTCATCTGGCAATTTTATGCTTTCAGTCTTGATATCTTCAATCAGCTTGTGATATTCgtttatttggattttgatgTCTTTGCCTTCGATCATCTCCCAGCGGTAGTATTTTGCAATTACGAACCTTTGTCTGACGATGTCTTCGGCAGTATATTTGAGGATAAGAGAATCCCAAATATCTTTCGCATTCTTATAAGAAGCATAAACATCGAACAGATCGTTAGATAACACACTGAGTAAAGTGTGACGGCATACCTTATTCGCATGGATCCAGTCGTCAACTTGTTTCGCAGCCGTGGTTGAGTCGGGTTTGGCAGTTGTAAGTGCATGAGCAACTCCGTACATGTCCAATAGGGTGGACACGCGTTCTTGCCAACGTCGGAAGTTCTGACCGGTGAAGACTTCAATTTTGGAGACGTCCGGAAAAGGTTTCGCAAAAATGGTTTGCGTTGCGGAAGCAACATTTGATGTTCCCGTAGCAGTGTTGTCGTTGTTGTTCGGATTTTCAGCCATAAGTCCTTACGATTGTAGTTATAAAGGCTTTAAAACGAACAAAAATAGTTTCCCGAGGcgtgagtaatcactgtccgtaaggacttatccgcggtgtattccgcaagtcccccaggatacaacaggaacttcccggtaatttccgaggatcagaactagcaagtttcTCTTTCAAAGAGTAATATCAAATAGAACCCAgagatattataatattaaaataaagaggagagagaaagtgaaaaatGGAAATTGGGGAAATGAGAAGGTGGTGAtcggaggaagaagatgaagaggtgTGTGGGAGAGATGCATTCTGAATGAGGGAAACCCTTGCTTTTATAGGGAAAATGGTAGCAGCCCAAACGGCCACAACCCACGTTCCAGCAGCCATTGGTTGCGCGATTTCAGGTTCCAACGGCACCACTTCTTCAACCTCCGAAAATCCAGCAAAGTGGAGGCGCAGAACTTCCAAGTCGTGCGGCACGACCCAAGGTGGGGAGGGCAACGTTTAGCTTTTGAAACTTGGAGTCATTCTCCGCTTCGCTCTGCTTCCGTGATTTCCTCCAACAGAAGCATCGAAAGATTAGGGTTCTTCATctctgtttttctgttttatctcCATCTCTGTTTTTCAGTTTATTTTGCAAAAATTGATTCTGTTTACAACAAATATCTCATCAATAATAACTACAAgtctaaaaaaactaaacaacaTAGAATGAGTCTCTGTCTATTTTAGTAAATGAAGGCTCAACCACATATATACTCACTTTCCTTTTCTTAACAGTACTAGAGGGAGAGTTAGAGAAACTGTAAAAAACCGTTGTGCGATTAGGAGTGTTATAGTTTAGTTTTACTTCTCTGGGCCAATTGGCTGGGAAAGACCGTTGGTTGTTGTTTTGCAGGAAAATGAAAAGGAACAACATTTCAATTCATATATGTTAATCTCATACAAACTGGGGAGTTGTTTCAATGGAGAGTATTCTGGGCCTGCTGTCATGGGCATTAACATGGAGTCACAATGGAGGAAAAGATTAATTTCTTGAACATTATTAACAACTTTGCAAAAACTTTAAACTGCAGCCAAATGTCCTAGGAAGATTTATAAGGCTTTACTTACTACTTACTAAGTGGATTTGTTATCGATTAAAAATAGaacattattaatttctggaaactTAGGATGGTCATGCACTATACAATATCTATCTCTAAACAATAACCAAcaaaacattattaattatcACTTAACAACAATGAATATATAAATCACATTTTCATATATGTACCCTTATAATTAGGCAAGTCACTTAGGCCTATTAGTGCAACTCAGCTTTTAGACGTCGTTcgtatttttattgaatttggattctcttagttttctttaaaatgcattgttttttaaaatttaaaatatattaaaaacgtttttaatatattaatttaaagacTAGAGAACTTGGACTCGTTTTTAATAGTCTGTCACATTATATgaacactataaaaaaatcatttaataaaaactaattttaaaaataaaaaataattaattattataataattaaattagaaatattttagagactaaaataattggtagttaaaatcttattagttaattagataccaatatagaaactatttaataatagaaactaatttagaaaccaaaatttattttagtctttaaaattatctttaatttaatcactattttctttttttaaaattattttttattctagatTTTCTGGTATTGGAAGTTGTTAGACATTGTTGCTGTATAATTTATTCCCCACTCATTAATCATGTATTTATCCTCAACATAGTTAATGTTATGACTTAAGGTCATACTTATATTACCGATAATTAGGTATATGTCATATTATTTTGGCTAATTAAAGTTACTTGACATAATAATATAGTATATAAgtcaaataaaaagaattaaatacaatcaaaatataattaaatacaaCTGAGAAGTAGAAAAAGGTGATTATcatgaaataaattataaccaGAAATTTGAGAACCATACATTCCGTCTCAAATGTATagcaaataaaaatcaattaaaatagtaaataacctaataagaagagaaaatacaagaattaaatatttaaaaatatataatacacTGCCTTATTAGTAaagacaattttaaaaataatttataaatttataacaaaTTTAATGATTATAAATAAGTTACCTAGTATCTTTACTTCCTGCGAAGTACAAATTTTGATACATTTAAAAGAGTATAACAGTGGAAACTACTCTATTTGATGCATGATAAGTTAATAATTGAAGTCAAATCAATATGTAATTTCGTGGAAGTGGACACATATTTTAGATTtggatataaaaaatttatgttatGGGGACGCCAAAACAGAAATAGTCAACAAAAGTTGCACAACCTCAATGTTTTCAAATCACATGTGCGTAGTAAATATTCAAACATGATTATAGTATTATTATTGACTGAAACATCATGAAGCTATCCAAACTTGACTTCAAATATGCAGATATATAGAACCCCCCACCCACAATGTTGTGCTACACCAAGTTTTCCCATTCATCATCCTATTCCCACCAACCCTTTTGCTCTCACTCTTTGAACACTGACTACAACATTCAAAATCTTGTCTTTCACACAACAACCTCCAACCATGTTTAGATCCATGAGTACTCGGAGAGGTCCTGGGAGGTATGAGAGATTAGGTAAAGAATCAGTTACCACTGCACTTTTGAACGAGGGGCTCAAGAGGAGCACGAGTTTGCCTTCTTGGGGACCCAACCCTTCAACAAAAATGGCTTTAGGTTCCACCTCTGGGGACTTCAATCTTCAGAGAAACCCCACAAAGAAGGTAAATAACAGTGAGAAGAAGAGTCACCCTCTCTTGAGCTTCTTGGCTCTTCGTaggaaaaagaaaacaacagcAAAGCCTGAATTTGCAAGGTATCTTGAATATCTGAAGGAAGGAGGCATGTGGGATTTGAAGTCAAATAAACCTGTCATGCATTACGTATGATCAGACACTACTTTGCTTCGGGTTCCAATGCAGAATATTAGTGTATTTTGTGTAAGAATTCGTAGAGTTTGGTTACTTTCAGTATTAATTAGCCATTCATTTGAATCAATTGGGAACATGTGAAGTTCATCAACCTGTTTTCCATAGGTTCTGGTAATATCAAAGATGTTCTTTTTCTCAGTGGTGTATTGGATTTGTTAATAGAACAAAATATTCTCTTAAACTGAGTTGGTAGTAGATGATGTCTGGTTTCTTTTAACAgctttatgtttttattcaattttgatTAAGTTAGGGCACATATGGTTGGTGTCGTAAGTTGCAACTGATTATAACAAGCGATTTCCGCAAAATCTAAAACCATATATCCATGTAACGTTATACGtgttttgattattttattgtatgttCAATTGTTTTTGTGAAGTTATTCCGTTGAACTACTCATGAAAGGATCAAATTGgaaacaaagtttttctaatTTAAGATTCTGCGATTAACTTTTTTTGGCCACTTGAATCCAAAACTTGCACAACAGCTCCAATAGTATTATGATATTACTTAATCaataattcaataaatttaaattaatttagtatagtcagttcaaattaaaatgaaaacttaaatatatttttattagttcTAATGAAATACATCaacaaaacatttttcttttctagaGGTGGAATGACAAGAACATCATTCTCTTTCCCACTACCTTGGGTTTAACCTTTCTTTTCTAGAGGTGGAAAAAACATTATTCTCTTTCCCATTTTAAACCTACATTTTCATTTTCTCCTCCTTTCATCATTTTCCACAATCTACTCATCTTGGATGGAATACATCAAGTTCTACCTCCTCGTATGATTTTCTTTTACCTTCCTTATTCTCAATCAATTTTGAATTAACCATGACGTAACAAACATCATTCATATCAAAACAATTTCTTCTCTGTGTTGacttaataaatatatacaaatgtaAACATACATCTAACTAATTACTAATTTACTgtattttaattacaatttcataattttaaaaaatctggtgggtgtataaaataaaaaggaatgacaGATAGCGGAAATGATGGGACTGAATAGGCACAGGCTTCTTTGGATAAGAGTGGTGCGGATATTCGGATGGTGAATAGTGTTGTAAACAGAATCAATTTTGCAAAATAAACTGAAAAACAGAAATAaagataaaacagaaaaacaaagATGAAGAACCCTAATCTTTTGATGCTTCTGTTGGAGGAAATCACGGAAGTAGAGTGAAGCGAAGAATGactcaaagtttgaaaagctaACGTTGCTCTTCCACCTTGGATCGTGCCGCACGACTTGCTGGATTTTCGGaggttgaagaagctgtgccgTTGGAACCTGGAATCGCGCCACCAATGGTTGCTGGAACGTGGGTAGTGGCCTTTTGGGGCTGTTACCTTTTTCCCTATATAAACAAGGGTTTCCCTCATTCAGAAATCGCATCTCTCTCACACACCTCTTCATCTTCTACCTCCGATCACCATCTTCTTCCTTTCCCCAATTTCCatttttcactttctctctcctctttattttaatattataatatttctggtttctatttgatattactcttttaaagataaacttgctagttctgatcctcgaAAATTACCGGGAAGTTCTTGTTGTATCCTGGGGGACTTGCGGAATAcaccgcggataagtccttacggacagtgattactcacgCCTCGGGAAACTACTTTTGTTCATTTTAAAGCCCATTTAACTACAATCGTAAGGACTTATGGCTGAAAATCCGAACAACAACGACAACACCGCTACAGGAACATCAAATGTTGCTTCCGCAACGCAAAACATTTTTGCGAAACCATTTTCGGACGTCTCCAAAATTGAAGTCTTCACCGGTCAGAACTTCCGACGTTGGCAAGAACGCGTGTCCACCCTATTGGACATGTACGGAGTTGCTCATGCACTTACAACTGCCAAACCCGACTCAACCACGGCTGCGAAACAAGTTGACGACTGGATCCATGCGAATAAGGTATGTCGTCACACTTTACTCAGTGTGTTATCTAACGATCTGTTCGATGTTTATGCTTCTTATAAGAATGCGAAAGATATTTGGGATTCTCTTATCCTCAAATATACTGCCGAAGACATCGTCAGACAAAGGTTCGTAATTGCAAAATACTACCGCTGGGAGATGATTGAAGGCAAAGAcatcaaaatccaaataaacGAATATCATAAGCTGATTGAAGATATCAAAACTGAAAGCATAAAATTACCAGATGAATTCATGTCCGAACTCTTGATCGAAAAGCTTCTGCAGTCTTGGACGgattacaaacaacaactgaagcacAGACAGAAACAGATGTCTCTATCAGACTTGATCACCCACATCATTATTGAAGACACAAACAGGAAGGAGTGCGCTGCTGCAAAGGCCAAAGCTTTGTCTGCCAAAGCAAACGTGATAGAAGACAAACCAGCTCCAAAAAGGTACGAGAAAAAATTTGATTACAAAAAGAAACCTAATAACAAATTCTCTCGTCCCAGTGGAACTAACCCCACTTTCAAGAAAAAAGGTAATTGCTTTGTCTGTGGAAAGCCAGGCCATCATGCACCCCAGTGCAGACATAGGGCTAAAAACGACTATCCTCCTAAGGCAAATCTAGTCGAAGGGGAAGATACTATTGTGGTAGTCGTTTCACAAGTAAACCTTGTGACAAATGTGAGCAAATGGGTGGTAGACTCTGGGGTTACCAGACACATCTGTGCAAACAGAAATGTGTTCACCTCCTACACAAGTGTGGGGGATGGAGAAGAACAAGTATATCTCGGTGACTCCAGGACAACTCCTGTcctaggaaaaggaaaagttctTCTAAAGCTCACATCTGGTAAAACTCTAGCTTTGAATGATGTGCTACATGTGCCATCAATTAGAGTTAATTTGGTCTCTGTGGCATTACTAAGCAAAGTTGGGGTTAAAGTGTCATTTGAATCTGACAagattgttatgacaaaaaacaatgtttttgtgggaaagggatattgtgatcaaggcctttttgtattaaacatttCTGAAATTATGAATGAATCTACATCTTCTGCTTATATTGTTGACTCGTATGATATATGGCATGCTAGATTAGGACATGTGAATTCTTCGTATGTTATAAAATTGCAACGACTAGGATTAATCAACATGCATGACAAACAAAGTAGTAAATGTGATGTATgcgtagaatctaaaataacgaagaaaacatgtcactctgtagaacgtcaaactgaaattcttggtttaattcataccgaccttgctgatttaaaacaaaccatgtctagaggtggtaaaaattattttgtaacctttatagatgatttttctatatacaccaaagtgtatttaattaaacataaggatGAAGCTTTTGACATGTTTTTAACTTACAAAGCGGAAGTAGAAAATCAacttaataagaaaattaagagaattagatcagatagaggtggtgaatatgttttatttaatgactattgtgtaaaagaaggtattattcatgaagtaaccCCACCATATTCACCTGAGTCTAATGGAatagctgaaaggaaaaataggactcttaaagaaatgatgaatgtCATGCTTATTAGTTCTAATGCTCCTGATAATTTATGGGGTGAATCTCTGCTTACTGCGTGTTTCTTACAAAATAGGATACCACATAGGAAAACTGGTAAAACACCCTATGAGTTATGGAAAGGTTATCAACCTAATTTGAAATACCTAAGAGTGTGGGGGAGTTTAGCTAAAGTGATGTTACCTGatcctaagaaaaggaaaataggctCTAAAACATCTGATTGTATGTTCTTAGGATATGCAGAACATAGTGCTGCCTATAGGTTTCTAGTTcttaatagtgatataattgaACGCAACACTATAGTAGAGACAAAAAACGCTGAGTTCTTTGAACACATCTTTCCTCTAAAGAGTAGTGGTACATCTGAACAACCTATAGATAGTGCTAGTGATACCTTGAGTGAGGATGTTAGGAGAAGTAAAAGACAGAGAAAGAAAACATCTTTTGGAGATGACTTTTATACTTATCTAGTTGAGAATGATCCAATAAGTTTTGTAAAAGCTATTAGTGCTTCTGATGCTAAACATTGGGATAAGGCCACTAAAACTGAGCTTgaatcaattaagaaaaataatacgtgGACCATAGTAAATCTGCCTAAAGGAGCAAAACCCATTGGttgtaagtggatctttaagaagaaGTACCATCCCGATGAATCCATAGAGAAATATAAGGCAAAAGAAGTACCATTAGTAGCtaaaggttttactcaaaaacataacatagattattttgatacttttgcacctgttactAGGATTTCCTCTATCCGTGTGTTGCTAGCCTTAGCATCTGTCCATAAGTTagtaattcaccaaatggatgttaaaacagcttttctgaatggtgaattagaagaggaaatttatatgactcaaccCGAAGGATGTGTAGTTCTAGGTCAAAAGGATAAGgtatgcaaacttttaaaatctttgtatggtttgaaacaagcaccaaagcaatggcatgaaaaacttgataatgttttactttgtgaaggtttttctaccaatgatGCTGATAAATGTGTGTACTTTAGATCTGAAAATGGTGAATATGTCATTATATGtttgtatgtggatgacatgctaatttttggtacatgcaatgatatagtttttaaaacaaaattgtttcttggatctaagtttgagatgaaagacatgggtgaagcaagtgtgattctaggaGTTAAAATCATAAGGAAAGGAGATAGTATATTACTATCCCAAGAAAAATATACTGAGAAACTTCTAAAGAAGTTTGGTTACTATGACTTTAAGTCAGTGAGTACCCCTTATGATGCTAAgtctaaattaaagaagaaccgaggagaatctatttctcaaactcagtatgcccagataattgggagcttattgcatttaatgagctTTTCTAGACCAGATATTGCTTATGCAGTAGGTAGATTGAGTAGATACACTCAATGTCCTAGTCAGGATCATTGGGAAGCACTTGCGAGACTCATGAAATACTTGAGAGGTACAATGGATTATGCCATTAAATATAGTGGATTTCCCGCTGTGCTAGAAGGGTACTGTGATGCTAACTGGATCTCTGATTCAGATGAGACAAAATCCACTAGTGGTTATGTATTTACACTTGGGGGTGGTGCAGTTACATGGAGATCAGCCACGCAAACTATTATTGCAAGATCAACAATGGAATCTGAGTTTGTTGCTCTATAAATGGCTGATAGTGAAGCTGAgtggttgaaaaacttcttagcaAACATTCCTTTAGGAATGAAACCAACCCCATCTGTACCAATGCATTGTGATTGCCAATCGGCAATAGctatagctaaaaataaaagctacaatggAAAGAATATacatatacaattgagacaTAATTTGGTGAAACAGCTGTTAAAGAGTGGAACGATTTCTATTGACTATGTCAAGTCAGAACGGAATTTGACAGATCCTCTGACAAAACCCCTagggagaaaaatgattttagaaacatcgaggggaatgggacttaagccacttgcaaacaaataagtgatggaaacccaacctttgtgattggagatcccatgaataaggttcatatgggtaaaaacaagtcacttgttagttctgctagcactaatattgattttaaatcaattttatccATTGTTATGGTGTGTGTGAAAGTGCTAGATACTGCATTATCGAGAGGATAaactttgtggttaaaattcagaggtaaaagagttttaatgatttacaaagttttaatgattttcatatcccTTATGGGTGGTGTATGATTTGTAGCATACACTTGATGAAATCACCTATATGAGTGTCAAGTGGGGTCGCTTGCATGAGATCTTGGCAAGATCTCTATAGCACTCATGAATATCGGGCACGCGCATGGCCTAGTAGCGCAACACAACGATAACAGCAAGTAATGTGGGGGTGTATTGTGATTGATAAACCTCTAACACATACTAAGTGTCTTGGTTCATATAACTTGTTATACCAACTACACTATGTGTTACGTTCATCAATCTAAGACTGGTTtatatagcttgctataccaaATCTGACGCATTACATCTTAGATGAACCCataatattcttttctttcttcatctctatgttttatcttttgcaaaatgTGGGGGATTGTTGTAAACAGAATCAATTTTGCAAAATAAACTGAAAAACAGAGATAaagataaaacagaaaaacaaagATGAAGAACCCTAATCTTTCGATGCTTCTGTTGGAGGAAATCACGGAAGTAGAGTGAAGCGGAGAATGactcaaagtttgaaaagctaACGTTGCCCTCCCCACCTTGGATCGTGCCGCACTACTTGCTGGATTTTCGGaggttgaagaagctgtgccgTTGGAACCTGGAATCGCGCCACCAATGGCTGCTGGAACGTGGGTAGTGGCCGTTTGGGGCTGTTACCTTTTTCCCTATATAAACAAGGGTTTCCCTCATTCAGAATCGCATCTCTCTCACACACCTCTTCATCTTCTACCTCCGGTCACCATCTTCTTCCTTTCCccaattttcatttttcactttctctctcctctttattttaatattataatatttctgGGTTCTATTTGatattactcttttaaagagaaacttgctagttctgatcctcggaaattatcgggaagttcctgttgtatcctgGGGGACTTGCGGAATACACCgtggataagtccttacggacagtgattACTTATGCCTCGGGAAACTATTTTTGTTCGTTTTAAAGCCCATTTAACTACAAATAGCTAAATGCCGGGCAGCAAAATGGAAATAGGCTTTTGAAAACCGCGGTGTAGATAGCAGCGCAGTGCATATAGTCAATTTGCTAAGCAATCGGAACGGGCCCAGGCTTGTTTGGTGAAGGTATTAAAAGCACGGGTGGCGTATAGTCAAATTATATGGCCAGTAAAATCGACCCAGTTTAAGTGCAAATGGTGGCTCAGATATTAAAAGAGTAGTGCAAATAGTGGAAGTATTGGTAGAGAACATATTTTAACGAGGGCTAATTCTCCCTCCACCAATAAATTGTGACCTGCacccaacattttttttaaatcccaAACTGCCCTTATcacttttatttcaaaaaaaatccTACGAAAGAGCTCATTTGTTGTGGTGGTGGACACCGAGGCATTACTGTTAGGTGTGGTGGGATTGTGTTTTCATGTAAGTATTTTCGTTTTCATGTAGTGAATGCAGTGACAATGTCTCatgttgtttatgttttcatttaTCAGAAAATGACTTACGGACGTAGATAACTAGTAGCATTGATTCAGAATGTATAGTCGATCCAAAAAAAATACccaaaatttgaataaaaaaaaataagattgcGGGCCCAcacatgtttaaaaaaaaaaacacacaattTTATGTAAACTACTATAAtgctaacaatttttttttatcacctcTTATTTGATAAagatataatttcttttattttaattgcattttcttattttatatcttattcCCATTTTCAAACTCTGGGTTTTGAAGGTTTTGAAAAAAGGATTATGAGACTGATATATCATTTGACAACACAAATCTCCCTCTTTTATGAATACAACTAATATATGTTTTTGTTCTCTATTCAAGTttcctttttcaattttataagtGTGTTGATGAATTTATATTTGAGactttagttttaaaatatacacCTCTTCTTTTATTTCGTGAGGcaattgttttataattttttttaatgtttttaaacaCTAACCTTGTTATCTTTTTTTCTCACATAGCTTGTAAGAGTAATAATGTTTGGAGATTTCAAGATGATAATTTGATCACTTCTcctttattgttttatttatttaataaaaatgtcaATTCCTTCCTCAAaactagtttttctttttttctccttgtatattttattataaatctGTTAATTAAAGTATATTAATTAATCTTTATTTCACAGATTTATAACCGTGCCCAAAAAAAGATTAAGCCGAAATTTGGGTTTTACATAAAAGAAGTGAAAGGATTTCAAGATATATAAGATTACCTCAGTCCTGTGTGTTATGTATGTGTCAAATTTCATTTATTACAAATTATAATTCAAATAGTGATGACTTCATCAATTTGGTAATTAAAAATCAGATGCCATAAAGGATTAATATTCAACTCATATTTAACTGATAGGAAcatttattcaaaaaaattcCTATGACATCCCTGTTTTGAGTGGGCTTGATCTCTGTTTGATTGGTTCAAAGTGTACAAAATCTAATTTCAACTctctttttaaaagaaagaaaaaagagagaaatacCATCATATAAACCTATTAAATGAGTTCCAAAACAAAGTAATAATtccatatatatacatacacaaaaacaaaaatcatgtATTCCCCTAGGGAGAGGTATTTAATTCTCTCACACTAAAGTATTCTTCCAAATTCATAAAGTAATGTAATTAAATCATTAGTTAGTTCTACTTTAGTataagttt encodes:
- the LOC137808403 gene encoding uncharacterized protein, with translation MFRSMSTRRGPGRYERLGKESVTTALLNEGLKRSTSLPSWGPNPSTKMALGSTSGDFNLQRNPTKKVNNSEKKSHPLLSFLALRRKKKTTAKPEFARYLEYLKEGGMWDLKSNKPVMHYV